From Campylobacter showae:
TCTTCTTGGAAATACGGGCTTTGCATCTCGATGATAAACTCTTCCGCCCCCTCTTTTATGTTTGCGTCATCCGCGCCTATCGGTTGCTTTTTGGCGGTTGTCCCGTCGCCGACTCCTAAAAAATTCAAAAATTCAAATAACATTTTAATCCCTTTAAATTTGGGGCTTTCGCCCCGTCTACCCTAAGTTTGATTTAGCCTATCTGCCTTGCTCCATGCCCTTATCTTTTTGCTTGGTCTGCTTTTTGGCTTTCTCGGCTTCTTTGGACATATCAAGCCTTTGCGCCGGGTTGTAGTAATCCACGCCTTTGATTTGAGCTATGGTTAGGTTGTCTAGCTGCTTTGCTAAATTTCCGCCAATTCCCAATGTCTTGCCGTAGTCTATCCTGACTTCGTATGCTTGGTTCTTGGCCGTCTCTCGGTAGTTTTGGATGGCCGTTAGATCCCGCTCCTTGATTTTTTCTTCGTTTAGCCCGTCGAATTGGCTTACGTGATAGAGCGTTTTCGTCTCTAATCGCGGTTTTATCGGGATTTTTTCCTTGACTACGTACGTGATCGCCTTACCGGTATTTTCATCGAGCCTAACGTTGCCGTCTTTGTCTTTTACCGTCGCTACGACCTCTTTGCCGTCTTTGTCCAATTTCGGCCTTAACTCGTGATCTGCGATATAAAGCATTTTAACGCCGTCTACTCTCGCTTGTAGGCCGTTTTTGGTTTTTAAAATTTCGCCGGTTTGCTCGTCATGCTTGAGCTTGAGCACTCCGCCCATAGCGTTGCCTTGCTCCATCGTTACGAATTGAGCCTTGTCGTAGCCTTTTATGGCCATCTCCGCTCTTAAAAGCATGCTGGTCTCTCTTGAATACGTTTTGCCGGTTAGGGCGTTATAAGGCATAGTATTGTCTACCTCTTCCTTACTCATATCCCTTTGCCAGTCCGCTTTCGCGGTTTTGTGGGCTTCAAAGAGCTTATATTTCATGTATTTATCAAAGCTTTCTTTTTTCTCGGCATTACTCATTTGCTCCCAACCCTTTTTCTCTTGTTCTGTTGCCATTTTTTATCCTTACGTCTGTCGTTTACTCATAGCTTTTGGGCTATGAGTCGGTATTGGGCTCGTCTTGATCGGCGACTTCCATGCTTTGGTGGGACTTATTTAAATATTCCCACTCCTTGCTTTCGCCATCGCTTATTTCAAACTCGCCGTCTTCGCTTGTCGCAAATCGCTCGGCAAGATTTTTCTCATACTCTTTGTATGCCTTTTCTTGCTCTTGCTTTTCTACATAGGTCATTGCTTACTCCTTAGGGTAGATTTTAGAGCTTTGGGCTCTAATTTAAATCTTCGATAAAAATTTAGATTAAAGCTCTTAAAAAATAATAAAACATTTAAAAATAAAATTACATATAATTTAAATTTAGCAAAAATAAAAATATTATATTTTTAAATTTTTTGATAAATTTATTATAAAAATTTATAAAATTTCACTCCCTATCCACTTTAATTTTTAGAGCTTTTAGCAGCTCGTCTCTTTGTTGTTTTTTCTCGTCCGCAGGATTAATTCCGCTCTGGTTTAAATTTGCGTTATTTTCTGCCGTTTTCGCTTCACCCTCCGCCTCTTTTCCGCTCCCTTTTTTGGCGACATGAACGTCTTGCGGCGCGGTCGCCTCGTTTGGCTCGGCTTTTGCCTCAACTTCTAGCTTGTCCGCCCCTTTCCACTGCGCCATCTTGAACCAATAAGGCACTTTTGCTTTGATAGGCATCTTGTAAAAGCCTTTAACGAGAATTAAAATATCGCTGCTGTCTTGGTTTTTCAAATCTTGAGCGGTTACTAGTTTTTTGGCTTCTTTACTCTTTGAGATATTGCTTTTAAACAGCTCCATATTGCCTTGCGATTTGCTGATTTTAATATTGGTGTAGTCGCCTATTAACTTGCTCGTATCCTCTGCGTCTTTGTCGCTATTCATATTAAAAATTACGTGATATCCGCTGTTATTTTTTACGATATTCATATCGTCTTCGCCGTAGTATTTTTTGATCTGCTCGTAGCTTTGCGTAACGAATACCGGTAAAAGCCCGTAGCTTCTACAAAGCGCAGGGGCTTCTAATAAAAACGGCATCTTGCCGAAGCGGACGAACTCATCCCCGAAAAAGTATATAAATCGCTCGGGATCGCTGCACTCTTGACCGCTCATTAATTTTTTAAATAGCGTTTCTATAAATATACGGATTAAAGGAGCTAGAATATCGATGTCTTCGGTCTGAACGACTACGTACATCGATATTCTTTTCGCTCTTAAATCCTCGAATGTAAAGCTCATCTTGCTTGTCGCGCTAGCTACTTGCGGGTTGCTAAATACTTTCATAAACGTATCGTAGGTCGATTTTATACTTGCAAATTCGTTGTCCGCGGCTCTTGCGTATGCTCTCGCCTGGTTTCTCGTGCTTTCGTCTATACTTTCGTCAAAACTCGTCTGTTTTAGCCAAATTTTAAAAGTATCTACGTCGTAATCTCTCTCCCTTTCTTTATCTGGATCGTCCTCGTCTATCTCTTTCATCGCCTCTTCGCCGAATTTTTCGTCCAAATACTCAAAATAATCGGCTTTTGGGGCTTGAGCCAGCTGCGCTAGCGTCGCGTGTCTATCTCTTTGCATAAAGTATTCGGCAAAAAATACGAACATCGTTCTTGCCGATACTATCCAGTGATCGTTTTCGTTACCTTTTTCGCCTACGAAAATGGTAGAAGCTATCTGCTCGGCCAATTTTTTGATATGTATATACTCCATGTCTTTAACGATCGAGCGATCGAACGGGTTAAAAAATAGCGTATTATCCCAGCTAAAAGGGGAAAATAGCTGAATTTCGTTATTGAAGTATTTTTGCCTATACCCGGCCGTTTTTTTGTATAGTTCGCCTTTGATATCCAGCGTTACGCAAGAATTAAGCACGCTTAATAAATTTGGGATAATCATGCCCGCCGTTTTACCGCTTCCGGGAGGCGCTACCACTAGCGTTGAGAGCGGCTGCGTAGCCCTTAAAAACTGCGGATTATCACTATCTATATTGTGGCATCCTAACACCAAACCGTTTTTATAGTTTATATTCATTTTAGGGAAATCTTCAGGTGTCGCAAACCTTGCCGAGCCGTAATCTTCGCCGTCTCTAAAATACGGCAATAGCCACCACGTAAAGACTACCAAAAACGGGGCGATCAGCGTAAATAATGCGACGTAAGCCTTTAATTTTAGCGTCGGCGCGCCTATATTTATTAAAATTTTATACGCTACCGCCGGCACGTTTATCAAATCCGGATTAAAAATAACCTTGACTACCGCCAAATATAGCACTACGCCCATTATAAGCGAAACGAAGAAAGCCCAAGCCCATCTTTTAGCGGTAAATTCTTTTGAACTATCCATTTTCATCCCCTTTTTCTTCCTCGCCGCTCGGCGTTTTAGTGTGTTTGACATCTATTTTAATTTTTAAATCTTCCATTTTTGCGCTTAATTCTTTTATGGCTATTGCGAAACCCCGCATATTTTTTTCTAGGTCGTTTTTGGCTTCTTCGGGACCAGTAATGTTTGCATTTAGATGATAGGCGATTTGATTTAAATTTACTCCCAAGCGACCGAATTCTCGTAAGAATTCGCTTATTATTTCGTTATTCGTTTCTATCCGTTCTAGCACGTCAGCGTATTTTTCTACATGTACCAGCTTTCGAATTACTGCTGATTTGCTTTCATTGCGTCTTTGAGATAGGCGTTTCAGCACCCTTGCGTCGGCTTCGGTAAAATATATAAAATGCGCGGCTACTTTTCTCATGCTACGATCTTTGCAATGTCTAGTTCTTTTAAATTTAAAATATCCGTTATCACTCTTTGATTTTTTACTCTAGCTATTTGGATGATGTAATCGATCGCCGTAACAATAAGGCTATCTAGCATGCGATCGTCCACGCTTGATAGGCCGCCTCCTAAAATAATATTGGTTTTAATGGCCTTTATGGCGTCTTTGGGATTATTTGCGTGCAAGGTGCTTAAATTTCCGGCATGCCCGGTGTTGTTTACTCTTAAAAATGAAAAGGTATTACGGATGTCTATCTCGCCTAAAAATAGCCTATCTGGTCGCAAACGCATCGCATTGTCGATCGCTACCTGATAGCTGTAAATTTCGGTAGCGATTTTCGGTACGGCCAGCTGCGTTTTATTAACGTTTTCCACCCTTAGCTCTTGGCTGTCCTCTATGGTGACTACTCGCTCGCCCGGGTCTATTTCGCCCATTAGCGAGTTTAAAAAGCTGGTCTTCCCGCTTCCAGTTCCGCCGCTTAAAAGTACGTTTTTCTTATCCCGGATCAACTCTTTGATTTTTTCGTAAGTCCAGCCCTCGTTTATCACGTTTTGGCTTAGGATGAAGCTTTCTAATTTAAAGGCCTCTTTGCTGGGTATTCTTATGCAGATTGCGATATCGCTATTAAACAGACTTGATTTGTGCTGCGCTTGGATGCGGTAACGTAAAAACGGATCGGGCAACTCGCATGAGAGGTGGCAATGCGTTTCGTCGAAGCGCTGATTTCTCCTAGTGGCTAGCTCGATCAAAAAATTATTTAGAAATTTTATATCTAGCTTTGGGTCTTGCACTATTTCCCAGTGGTCGCCGTAGTCTATGTTTATTTCGCATGGCCGATTAAATATTAGTTCGTTTGCCCGCAGCGTCAAATACGGCTTTAAAACGCCTAAAATGTTATTTAAAATTATGCTTTCGCTCATTTTACTCTTCTTGGCTTGCTTCCGTTGTGCTCGCGCCATTTGCACCCGCTAAATCGTTCTTTTCTTGCACTAGCTTTTCTAGCTTCTGCCTTTCTTTTGCAGCGTTTGCCTCAGCCTTTTCGGTAATTTTTAGCTGATTTGCTATGCGTTTTAGTAGTCTATCGTTTGCTTTTTTATTTTGTAGCTCGGTCTTAACTTGGCTTTTGATTTGCTCGTATTGCATCGGCTTTCCCTTTAATCGTTAAAATATTGCATCATCACTTCGCCGTTTTTCGGTTTTGCAAACCACATATGATTTGTAGGCACTAAAAATATACGGCTTCCGCTTTTGATTTCTATGGTCGGCTTGATTTGGCTTTGCTGCTGGATTATGTCTTGCACCACGCTACTTATGTCGCTTCTAGCATTTGAGTAAATTTCGGTGGCGTAAGAGTTGTTTGAATTGCCCATTTTTGAGGCTATACCCAAAAGTAAAGCATTTGTAATCGTTGAAATTGAGTAGGCTATGCCGTAGCGTTCCCAATATTTATTATTTATCGCTCCTACGACTCCGTTCATTCCCATATTATCGGCGGCCATTGCATCGGTCAATATTATATTTATTCCTTGCGGCGTGATTATCTCCCGCCACCTGATTTCCAGCCTTTCGTGCCCGATTTTGGTATCGTTGGTATAAAAGCCTATCACTTTACTTCCGCGAGGGATCAGCACCGCTCGCCCCATCGCGGCATATATGTCTTGCTCTATTTGAGCCGTTACTATTCCGCTTAAATCCGAGCTTATCGCGCTCGTTAGAATTGCCGGGATCAGCCGTCCGGCTCTGATGGTGCGGTATAGTCTATGCTCGTTCGTGCTAATGTCTATACTCTTTTGATTTGAAAAGCCGTCGGCGCCGTATTTTGATGAGTTCTGATTTACGTTTTTTATTTCATTGTTGCGATTAGCTAAAATTTGAGCTCTGATTAGCTCGCGCATTTTGTTTTCATAGGCGGCTTGGTTGTCTCTTCTTATTTCTTGTTTTAGGCTCTCTTGCTTAGCTTTTAGCTCTTCTTGCTTATCTCTAGCGCGCTGCGCCATCTGCTCTTGCTCTTTCGTCATATCTTCGGGCGTAGCGGCCGGCGCTCCTGGCGCGATCTGCCCGGATTGCTTTTTGGCTTCGAGCTCTTCTAATTTTTTTAAAATTTCGCCTAAATTTTGCCCGTCTTCGCTCGGCGCTTTCTTCCCGGCTTTATAGATATAGTCGTCGACCGGGAATTTTGAATTTTCAAAAAGATGATTCAGATCCTTTTGGTTTTGTAAATTTCTTATTTGCTCGTCTTGCTGCTCTTGCCCGGCCGCCTCGTTAAAAATTTCCTCCGCCAAAAGGGGAGAGGAAATTATACTAAGCGTCGCAAGGCTTAAAAGTAGCGTTTTCTTCCCCTTTTTCATTTTAAAATCCCCTTGCTTTCTTTACGGATTCGTTATATTTTTCTTGGTTTTTCGTTATTGTTTTGCTATGCTCTTTTTGTCTTTGTTTTACGGCTTCTTCATCGGTGTTTAAATTCTTTCTTATCTCTTTTCTTAGTTTTTCGGCCTGTGTTTCTTTGCGATCTACGCATACGTAGCTATCGCCGCTTTTAATCGTAAATTTCGGATTTATAGTCTCTGCGATTATGTAATCGCCTATTACCCTCGTTTCTACCGGGCTATCTTGCTTATCGATGACTGCGTAAATGGTAGGGATTTGCGGCATTTCGTCTTTGGAGTACTTAAAATACGTAAATTTCTTATCGCTAAAAATTTCAGCCGATAGCAGCCATTCGTTTTCTTTTTTGGCTTTTTGCGTATATCCGCTATAAATATCGCTTTTTTTGACTTTCAGCTCGGCTATGCCGTCTTTTATGGTTAAATACTCCTTGCTATCGGTTTCGAGCTTAGCGAGATTGGCTTTTTGCGTTTCGCTGTCTTTTATGCGGACTATGAAGCTTGGATCGTTTGAATTTTTATAATCCGTCGAAAAAATATAAAAAGTGTGGATTTTTCCGTCGCTCGTAAAAATCGTTAGGCTTGTATCGATACCTATTAATTGCGGGATTATCGCGATGGCGTTAGGCTGGCTTGGGATTTGCTCTATTTTAAAGCCGGTTTGGTCGCCTAGCACGAAATTATCTATCTCGCTATCAAATATCAGCGTAGTGGCCATCGCATGGCGCGTGCGAATTTTGATAGTTTTATCGGGCTGATATTTGACCACTTGCGTATTTTCGTATCCGCTGTATTTCTTTGAGTGAAATTTTTGCTGCAATGCTTTTAAATCTTGATTGCGGATGGCGTTTTTCATGAGCTCTAGCTCGTCCTTGCCCATCTGCCTGTCCGAGGCATCGGGCGCACTGCCGAAGTCTATTACGTCTTGTTCAGGAATTTGTCCGCCGTTAGGATCGTTAAATTTTACCCCTTGAGGCTGCCGCCTTTGCTTATATAGACCAAGCGGATTTATTTTAAAATTTGATTGTATATTGTTGTTTACGTCTTTGTTTTTATCGTTAAATATATCTTCACCCATCGAGCCGTTTTGCTGCTGCTCGTTTACCAGCTCTTGCGTTTGGCGCATAATAGCGCGGATTTGATTCATTTGCTCTTCGCTCAGCCCCTCTTGCGGCTCGGCCGCGCTTAAATTTAAAGCTAGCGCCGAGACGATAGAAAGTTTTATTAAATTTCTCATTTTGAGCCTTTCTCGTCCAAAATTTGCGTTATTTGATATTTACTTACGATAAAGCCGGTAGGATTTTTCATCGTATCGGCGTACGTGCCGCTTTGGTTGCGAAAGTCGTACTCTATCGCGCTTCTATATTTTTTATAGCTTACTTCGGTGCGCGTAGGATTCGTGATCTCGGCTTGGAAGTCGACCGTCGCTACGTTTTGGCTTAAAACGGCTACGTTTAAAATTTGAATGTTGCGGAAATAGTTTTTGGTCGTATAGATCGAGTTTGGATCGCTTACTAAACTTTGAAACGCTTCCCATACCTGCCTGCTGCTTTGCGTGCGTATCTCGTTGTATCGCTCGGCGTCGTCTATGCGGTTTATCATCTCTCTGTTTTTAACGTATCCGGCTAAAATGCTTTTTAGCAGCTCTTCGTTACTGCGGACGTTTAGGCTCGTATCGTCTATGGTCACGAAGCGGGAGTCACCGTCTGAAAATTTAAGTAAAACGGGCTTTGTTTCCTTTAACGGCGTTAAAAGCGCTATTGCTACTGCTAGGCTTACGCTTACGACCGCAAGGGCTATGATCGTATAAAACATATACGCTTTGATGCTTCTTTCGGCTCTGAAAATAAAATTCGGGTCGATCTTTCTCTCTTCAAACGCCATTTAGCCCACCTTTATAAAATCGTAACAAGCGCAGGGGCTTATTCTTTCTATTTTGCTCGGCTTATCCGCGCATCCGCTTAAAAATGCGGCTAGTATCGCCACCGCCATGATGATTGCTATCTTTTTCATCCTTAACTCCTCTTCCCTTTAAATTCTATGTAATGTTTTCGCCAGTGGATCGGGCTATCGTTTTTAAGCTGCTTTAAAAGCATTACGTTGTCAGAGCTCGACGAGAATACTCGCAAGTAGCTTCCAAGCCTCGATAAATCTATATCCAGCTTTGCACTCTCGTTTCTTAACTTCATATTTAGCAGTATTTGCCTCGCGTTCGAATTGGTCTCTTTTAAAAATTTAGCCTCTGTCGGCGTTAATCCTATCATCGCGTTTAGCTCCGCCAGCGTCTCTTCGCTATTGGTCGGAAATATGATAAAATTTGCCATATTGTCCAAAAACGACGAGCCGCGCTCGATGTTATTAAATAGGCTCATGCTTTGAAATCCCATGCAAGCTACTCCGCCTATCTTGCGCCACTCCAAAATCGCTTCAAGGATTTTTTCCTGCATCGTCTCGTCCTGCAAATAATCCTTTAATTCGTCTATGAAACAAAAGAAGCCGCGCTTATCTGCGCTATTTTTGGCTTTATTTTTTAGCTTATGAAAAATATATATAGCCGTAAGCCCGGCGGTTTTTTTGTTTTGCAGTATGCCGTCCATATTTAGCACCGATAGCTGTTTGGTAAAATTTAAGGCGTCTTCTTTGTTATCGAATATTGAGCCTTTGTAATTGTCAAATCTGATTTTTAACCTTGATTTTTCGTTATTGTCGCTTGGAAGCGATATGATAAAGTCGCTTAGCGTTAGCGTTTGACCATCTTGCTTCATGTCGTATATACGATCTATCGTGTTGTTAATATCGTTTATGGCTTCATGCTCGTCGTTTTTAACTTCGGCCATAAAGCGCAGCCATGATTTTAAAAAGTCTCTATTTTCGTTTGTGTCAGCCAGACTGAACGGATTTAATTTAAAGCCGTCGCTCTCGCTATCGTGGTATTCGCCGTCTACGTAGTTCGTGAAGTTATACATACCGCGCAGCTTATCCATTGCAAATATATCTATGGGGTATTTAAATAAATTTGTCATTAAAAATTGCGCTAGCGTCGTCTTTCCGCTTCCCGTTCCGCCTACTATCATCGTGTGACCGGCGGGGCGATCGCCGTCCGGCTGCCAGTGGAAGTTAAATAAAAAAGGCGTGCCGTTTAAGTGCTTAAACGTCGTTATCGCTTCGCCGCCCCAGTCGTTTTGGTTAAAACCGGTTACCTCGTTTTCAAAATTTGCGATCGTGGCTAGGTTGCTGATGTTTAGCGTCTTCTTTCTAGCATTTAAATTTCCGCGACTAGGGAAGAAACTGAAATAAAGAGCTTTTTGATTTAGCGTCTCCCGCACGACGTTTAGTCCTTGATTCTCTAGGATATTTTTTAGCTCGTTCGAGCGGTTTTCCAGCTCTTTGAGGCTATCGGCTAGGCAATATACCGAAAAGCTCGTCTCCACTAAATTTTCCCTGTCGGCTTGGATCAGCTCCATTAACTGATCTAGCTCTTGGCGGACTAGCTCTACGGCAAACGCTTTAGTGTCTTTTATCTTCTTGATCGCCTTGCGTTTTTCGTAGGCTTTTAGATAAATCATAGCCATAAATTCGTTATTGCTTTTGATTAAATTTGAGGTGATGATCGACTTGATCTGCTCTGTTTCGTATGCTTTTACGCTTATGAACCTAGCATATTTGGTCGTACCGTCATTGCGGTAAAACTCTATGTAGTCTTTTTTAAATTCTACGTATGAGCTTATATAGCTATCGGTAATCAGCTCGTTGGTATATGCGAGATTCGTCTCTTTTGCGTTTGAATACGTAGCGTAAAAATTTATGATCTCATCGCCGCTTAGCTGTCTTGGCTGATAAATCGAGAAGTAGTTTTTGATATTTGAGAACGTATCGTTTAAAAGCTCGATTTTTTGCTTTAATTTTGCGCTTTCGTTACTCTCGTCGCCCTCTTCGCTAGTCATTTTGGTTTTAAAGCTCTCCAGTAGTCCTGTGATGTTTTTCGTCATCGTGGATATGATCAAAAAATATCTTATGGCGTATATATCTTGATTGGTCTCCCATTTCTTTATGATCTCGTTTGCATACGGATTTATATTTTTGTCCGTATATTCTTTGTCGTCTTGCTTTATTTTTTTGATGATTAAATTTATCTCTACGTCGTCTTTTAACGTCGTAAAAAACATAACGCGGTTTAAAAGGTAGTCCGTCTCGTCGTCTAAGCTGATTCCGGCGTAGCTTACCCCTTTTAACTCTACCGCTATACTTGCGTTGCCGTCTTTGGTGATTATTATATTCTCGCCGTATTTGCAGGCGATATTGTTTTCTTTTGCCAGCGTATAAATTTGCGGTTCTGCTATCATTAAAATTTCATCCGCTTTTTTATTGATTTTGTTGATTCTTGATAAAACGTCGTTTTCCGTTTTATTTTTAACGTTTGGTTTTTCTTGGCTTACGTCAATGCCAAGCTCTTTTTTTAGTTTTTCTTTCTTTTTGTTTTGATTCCACTCTTTGATTACGCCTATTATTCCGCGAGCCATTTTTATAACCTATGCATAAAATTTATTTTGCGATATTTTCATTTTAGAACCGATGATGTCATATATATCTTCATCGAAAAATTCTAAAATGAAGAAGAAGCAGTATAAAATAGCAACGACTGCTAGCGAATATAAAATCAAGATAAACCACGAAATAAATCCAGCGATTATAATCGTGAATAGACTCGTGGTCGTTAGACCTATGATTTTCGTTCTTTTGGTTAAGTCCATATAGCAGTCGGTCACTATCATTCGCTTTTACCTTTTACA
This genomic window contains:
- a CDS encoding ArdC-like ssDNA-binding domain-containing protein, whose protein sequence is MATEQEKKGWEQMSNAEKKESFDKYMKYKLFEAHKTAKADWQRDMSKEEVDNTMPYNALTGKTYSRETSMLLRAEMAIKGYDKAQFVTMEQGNAMGGVLKLKHDEQTGEILKTKNGLQARVDGVKMLYIADHELRPKLDKDGKEVVATVKDKDGNVRLDENTGKAITYVVKEKIPIKPRLETKTLYHVSQFDGLNEEKIKERDLTAIQNYRETAKNQAYEVRIDYGKTLGIGGNLAKQLDNLTIAQIKGVDYYNPAQRLDMSKEAEKAKKQTKQKDKGMEQGR
- a CDS encoding type IV secretory system conjugative DNA transfer family protein; this encodes MDSSKEFTAKRWAWAFFVSLIMGVVLYLAVVKVIFNPDLINVPAVAYKILINIGAPTLKLKAYVALFTLIAPFLVVFTWWLLPYFRDGEDYGSARFATPEDFPKMNINYKNGLVLGCHNIDSDNPQFLRATQPLSTLVVAPPGSGKTAGMIIPNLLSVLNSCVTLDIKGELYKKTAGYRQKYFNNEIQLFSPFSWDNTLFFNPFDRSIVKDMEYIHIKKLAEQIASTIFVGEKGNENDHWIVSARTMFVFFAEYFMQRDRHATLAQLAQAPKADYFEYLDEKFGEEAMKEIDEDDPDKERERDYDVDTFKIWLKQTSFDESIDESTRNQARAYARAADNEFASIKSTYDTFMKVFSNPQVASATSKMSFTFEDLRAKRISMYVVVQTEDIDILAPLIRIFIETLFKKLMSGQECSDPERFIYFFGDEFVRFGKMPFLLEAPALCRSYGLLPVFVTQSYEQIKKYYGEDDMNIVKNNSGYHVIFNMNSDKDAEDTSKLIGDYTNIKISKSQGNMELFKSNISKSKEAKKLVTAQDLKNQDSSDILILVKGFYKMPIKAKVPYWFKMAQWKGADKLEVEAKAEPNEATAPQDVHVAKKGSGKEAEGEAKTAENNANLNQSGINPADEKKQQRDELLKALKIKVDRE
- a CDS encoding plasmid mobilization relaxosome protein MobC, which translates into the protein MRKVAAHFIYFTEADARVLKRLSQRRNESKSAVIRKLVHVEKYADVLERIETNNEIISEFLREFGRLGVNLNQIAYHLNANITGPEEAKNDLEKNMRGFAIAIKELSAKMEDLKIKIDVKHTKTPSGEEEKGDENG
- a CDS encoding ATPase, T2SS/T4P/T4SS family, with the translated sequence MSESIILNNILGVLKPYLTLRANELIFNRPCEINIDYGDHWEIVQDPKLDIKFLNNFLIELATRRNQRFDETHCHLSCELPDPFLRYRIQAQHKSSLFNSDIAICIRIPSKEAFKLESFILSQNVINEGWTYEKIKELIRDKKNVLLSGGTGSGKTSFLNSLMGEIDPGERVVTIEDSQELRVENVNKTQLAVPKIATEIYSYQVAIDNAMRLRPDRLFLGEIDIRNTFSFLRVNNTGHAGNLSTLHANNPKDAIKAIKTNIILGGGLSSVDDRMLDSLIVTAIDYIIQIARVKNQRVITDILNLKELDIAKIVA
- a CDS encoding DNA type IV secretion system protein ComB10, with translation MKKGKKTLLLSLATLSIISSPLLAEEIFNEAAGQEQQDEQIRNLQNQKDLNHLFENSKFPVDDYIYKAGKKAPSEDGQNLGEILKKLEELEAKKQSGQIAPGAPAATPEDMTKEQEQMAQRARDKQEELKAKQESLKQEIRRDNQAAYENKMRELIRAQILANRNNEIKNVNQNSSKYGADGFSNQKSIDISTNEHRLYRTIRAGRLIPAILTSAISSDLSGIVTAQIEQDIYAAMGRAVLIPRGSKVIGFYTNDTKIGHERLEIRWREIITPQGINIILTDAMAADNMGMNGVVGAINNKYWERYGIAYSISTITNALLLGIASKMGNSNNSYATEIYSNARSDISSVVQDIIQQQSQIKPTIEIKSGSRIFLVPTNHMWFAKPKNGEVMMQYFND
- a CDS encoding TrbG/VirB9 family P-type conjugative transfer protein is translated as MRNLIKLSIVSALALNLSAAEPQEGLSEEQMNQIRAIMRQTQELVNEQQQNGSMGEDIFNDKNKDVNNNIQSNFKINPLGLYKQRRQPQGVKFNDPNGGQIPEQDVIDFGSAPDASDRQMGKDELELMKNAIRNQDLKALQQKFHSKKYSGYENTQVVKYQPDKTIKIRTRHAMATTLIFDSEIDNFVLGDQTGFKIEQIPSQPNAIAIIPQLIGIDTSLTIFTSDGKIHTFYIFSTDYKNSNDPSFIVRIKDSETQKANLAKLETDSKEYLTIKDGIAELKVKKSDIYSGYTQKAKKENEWLLSAEIFSDKKFTYFKYSKDEMPQIPTIYAVIDKQDSPVETRVIGDYIIAETINPKFTIKSGDSYVCVDRKETQAEKLRKEIRKNLNTDEEAVKQRQKEHSKTITKNQEKYNESVKKARGF
- a CDS encoding type IV secretion system protein, coding for MAFEERKIDPNFIFRAERSIKAYMFYTIIALAVVSVSLAVAIALLTPLKETKPVLLKFSDGDSRFVTIDDTSLNVRSNEELLKSILAGYVKNREMINRIDDAERYNEIRTQSSRQVWEAFQSLVSDPNSIYTTKNYFRNIQILNVAVLSQNVATVDFQAEITNPTRTEVSYKKYRSAIEYDFRNQSGTYADTMKNPTGFIVSKYQITQILDEKGSK
- a CDS encoding ATPase AAA, whose product is MARGIIGVIKEWNQNKKKEKLKKELGIDVSQEKPNVKNKTENDVLSRINKINKKADEILMIAEPQIYTLAKENNIACKYGENIIITKDGNASIAVELKGVSYAGISLDDETDYLLNRVMFFTTLKDDVEINLIIKKIKQDDKEYTDKNINPYANEIIKKWETNQDIYAIRYFLIISTMTKNITGLLESFKTKMTSEEGDESNESAKLKQKIELLNDTFSNIKNYFSIYQPRQLSGDEIINFYATYSNAKETNLAYTNELITDSYISSYVEFKKDYIEFYRNDGTTKYARFISVKAYETEQIKSIITSNLIKSNNEFMAMIYLKAYEKRKAIKKIKDTKAFAVELVRQELDQLMELIQADRENLVETSFSVYCLADSLKELENRSNELKNILENQGLNVVRETLNQKALYFSFFPSRGNLNARKKTLNISNLATIANFENEVTGFNQNDWGGEAITTFKHLNGTPFLFNFHWQPDGDRPAGHTMIVGGTGSGKTTLAQFLMTNLFKYPIDIFAMDKLRGMYNFTNYVDGEYHDSESDGFKLNPFSLADTNENRDFLKSWLRFMAEVKNDEHEAINDINNTIDRIYDMKQDGQTLTLSDFIISLPSDNNEKSRLKIRFDNYKGSIFDNKEDALNFTKQLSVLNMDGILQNKKTAGLTAIYIFHKLKNKAKNSADKRGFFCFIDELKDYLQDETMQEKILEAILEWRKIGGVACMGFQSMSLFNNIERGSSFLDNMANFIIFPTNSEETLAELNAMIGLTPTEAKFLKETNSNARQILLNMKLRNESAKLDIDLSRLGSYLRVFSSSSDNVMLLKQLKNDSPIHWRKHYIEFKGKRS